Below is a window of Lacrimispora xylanolytica DNA.
CCGAAAGCCTGACGATCTCTTTGATAAGACCAATGGTTTTTTCATGGTCTTCTTCCGTATCCGATAAATCATAAATAAATAGTTCATCTGCCCCGCTGTCTCCAAAATAACGGGCCAAAGAAAGCAGGTCTTCCTTATAACAGACCTGTAAATCATCAAGCCTGCACGCCTTGCCCTGCCGTATGCCAAAACCTGCAATCAGTTTTTTGCATTCCATCAACTTTTCCTCCCCTGATGGTCCTGTCCTTCAAAAGCAACAATAGCTTCTTTTAAATCAATTCTGTTCTCATACAGAGCTTTTCCGATAATTGCACCACATATGCCTGCATGGTATAGTTCCTCTAAATCTTCCATGGAAGACATTCCACCGGAAGCGATAATGTCAAGACCTGTTTCTTCCGTCAATTTCCTGGTGTATTCCACATTAGGACCTGACAGCATTCCATCTCTGGCGATATCTGTATACACCACATGACGAATTCCGTATTCTTTCATTTGGTTTGCAAGCTGGGATGCGGAAAGATTGCTGATTTTCTCCCAGCCTTCTACAGCAACCATGCCATTTTTTGCATCGATTCCTGCTACAATACGCTCCTGTCCAAATTTATTCACCATTTGCCGAATAAATTCCGGATTTTCTGCAGCTTTTGTTCCGATAATGACACGGCTTACCCCAAGAGACAGAATAAACTCAATATCTTCTTCCTTTCGGATGCCGCCGCCCATCTGAACAGGGATAGAAACTTCCGCCGCAATCTTCTTCACAACCTCTTTGTTCACTGAATGACCAGCCAGAGCACCGTCTAAGTCCACCAGATGGAGAAAGGTAGCTCCCTTTGACTGCCATTTCGCAGCAATCTCTTCTGGTCTGTCAGAATATACTGTTATATCCTTAAATTCGCCCTGTCTTAAGCGGACGCACTGCCCGTTTTTTAAATCAATCGCTGGATAAAGCTGCATACGAATTCTCCTTTATAATGTCCCTTTCGTAGATAACACTCCACGAATCCTGTCATCTATCATGGTAGCCTCATCAAGTGCCTTTGCAAATGCTTTAAAGATTCCTTCGATGATATGGTGATTGTTTTCTCCTGCCAGTTTTCTGATATGCAGATTCATCTCGCTGGCATAGGAAACCGCATAGAAGAACTCTTTTACCATCTCAGTCTCAAAATCTCCTACCCGTTCTGATGTAAATGGAACGTCAAAGCTGAAATAAGGTCTTCCGGATAAATCAATGGCACAAAGAATCAGGGTCTCGTCCATGGGAAGAATCATGCTTCCGTAGCGTTTGATGGACTTTTTATCACCAAGGGCTTTTTTAATTGCATTTCCCAGTACAATTCCAGTATCTTCTACCGTATGATGAGTATCTACTTCCAGATCTCCATCTACAGAAAGATTTAAATCAAAAAAACCATGACGGGTAAAACTGTTCAGCATATGATTAAAAAAGCCTATGCCTGTGTTTATCACTGCCTCTCCCTGTCCATCCAGATTAAGACACATGTGAATGTTTGTTTCCGCTGTCACTCGTTCAATCTCACAACTTCGTCCCACGTTCCTGATTCCTCCCCTGCGTTATGATTCCTCTTCCTCAAACCGGACCTTCACCGAATTGGCATGAGCGGTTAAATATTCTGCATTTGCAAAAGCCTCAATATCCTGGTGAACCTCATATAAGGCTTCTTTGGAATAATAAACAATGCTTGACTTTTTCACAAAATCATCCACGCTTAAAGCAGAGAAGAAACGGGCAGTCCCATTGGTGGGAAGCACGTGGTTAGGACCTGCAAAATAATCACCCAGGGGCTCTGAACTGTATTCTCCGATGAAGATAGCTCCTGCATGTCGGATCTTTGTCATATCCTCAAACGGATTCTTTGTCACGATTTCCAAATGCTCCGGTGCAATTTCATTGACGGTCTCAATGGCTTCCTTCATAGAATCTGCTACCAGAATATAGCCGTATTGATCCAGGGATTTACGAATAATTTCAGTTCGGGAAAGCTGGTTTGTAAACCGCTCTGCCTCCTCTGATACCTTTTGGGCCAGTTCCATGCTGGTGGTTACTAAAATAGAAGAAGCCAGCTCATCATGCTCTGCCTGAGAAAGAAGATCCGCTGCAACAAAACGGGGATTGGCACTCTCGTCTGCAAGGACCAGAATCTCACTTGGTCCTGCAATGCTGTCAATGCTCACATGACCGTAGACTGCCTTTTTTGCCAGGGCAACAAAGATATTGCCAGGGCCTACAATTTTATCCACCCGTGGAATGGATTCTGTACCAAATGCCAGGGCTGCGATTGCCTGGGCCCCTCCCACTTTATATACTTCAGTGACTCCTGAAAGACGGGCAGCGGTCAAGGTAACTGGATTGACCTTTCCATCCCTTCCCGGAGGAGTCACCATGACGATGCGATCCACTCCAGCCACTTTTGCAGGAATGATGTTCATTAAAACAGAAGAAGGATAAGCGGCCTTCCCGCCTGGAACGTATACACCGGCACTTTCCAGCGCAGTGACCTTTTGACCCAGAATGGTACCGTTTGGCTTGCTGTCAAACCAACTGTATTGTTTCTGTTTTTCGTGAAATTCCTGAATGTTTTTCAGGGATTTCTTCATTACCTCCAAAAGCTCTGGTTTTACTTCCTTTAGCGCTTCCTCCATCTCCTCTTCTGTTACTCTGATGTTGGAAAGATCGATATCCGCATGATCAAATTCTCTGGTATATGCGAAAACGGCCTTGTCCCGGTCCCTTTTTACCGTATCAATGATGTTCTGGACTGCATCTGCATACGTACCATATTGATTGGGATCCCGTTTTAAGAGATCTGCGAGAATGTTTTTTCTGGATGTTTCATCTAATCTTACGATTCTCATTGGTTTTCCTCCTGCAGTAAGGTGCGAAGATCACGGATCAGCTTTGTGATCCTGTCATTTTCCCGTTTTAAGCTTACCTGATTTACCACCATTCGGGCTGATAGGGGACAAATTTCCTCTAATACTGTAAGACCATTTTCCTTTAAGGTTGCTCCTGTTTCCACAATATCTACAATGACCTCGGAAAGTCCAACAATAGGAGCCAGCTCAATGGAACCATTCAACTTAATGATTTCCACCGTCTGGTGCTTCTTGTTGTAAAAATAGTCCTTGGCAATGGCTGGATATTTGGTTGCTACCCGGATTCTTTCGTGATGCTTTAAAAGCTCTCTGGCTGACTCGGGACCACAGACGCACATGCGGCAGCTTCCCATGCCAAGATCCATCACTTCGTAAAGCTTACGACCTTCTTCCAATATGGTATCCTTGCCCACCACGCCGATATCCGCCGCACCGTATTCCACATAGGTGGGAACATCGCTGGCTTTTGCAAGGAAGAATCTGATGCCTAATTCCTCATTCACAAAGATCAATTTTCTGGAGTCTTTATCCTTCATCTCTTCACAGGTAATACCTATTTTTTCAAACATGGAGAGGGATTTGCTGGCCAGACGCCCTTTTGCCAGGGCAAAGGTTAGATATCTCATACATTCCCTCCCGTCATTTTAAATATTCTGAAAGCGGTATTTCATCTTCTCTTCCAAGAGACAGATTTTTAATGGTAACAGCAATTCCCCGGGAATCCAGATACAAGAGATTGGTAAGCTCTCTGCGAAGGGCATAGGCTTCATAATCTTCCATGGAGCGTTTTCCAACCCTTGACTGAAGCTGGACCGACAAACCAGTGCTTCTAAAATGATCTGCCAACAAAATGGCCTGTTCCCTGGATTCCTGTTCATAAAGGATCATGGTATTGGTCACAGGAATCTCTGTTTTGATCTTTTGTCTGGATAAAGCTAAAAGCAGCTCATCCACAGAGATTCCAAATCCCACGGCAGGAGAATCTTTGCCAAACTGCTCTAAAAGCTTATCATATCTTCCGCCATTTACGATATAATCGCCGGTTCCATAGGAGTATGCCTTAAAGATAATCCCTGTATAATACTGATACTGGCTCAGCATTCCAAGATCATAGGAAACGTAATCAGAAAGCCCGTAAAAGGAAAGGATTTCATTTACCTCTTCCAGACGTTCAATGGCTTTTAAAGCTCTTTTATTACTCGTTAGTTCTTTGGCTGCCTTAATCTGATCCAGGGAGCCAAAAAGCTCCGGAAGCTTTAAGAACACCTGTTTTAATTCATTGGATATAGGCTGAGAGTTAACAAGCTCCTCCACACCAAAGTAATTTTTATTTTCAATCAGCTCTCTTAGACGCTCTTCCTGCTCCTCATCCATGCCTGCTTCTTCTAAAAGCCCTTTAAAGAAATCCACTTCTCCTAATTCCACCTGGATTTCCGTAAGTCCCGCACTCATCAGTGCCCAGATTACCATAGCGAGAATCTCGCCGTCAGAGTCCGCGGAATCATCTCCGATGAGCTCTACGCCAGTCTGACTGGCTTCCTTTAGTCTGCCTTGATAGCTGGAATGATTGATAAAGGTCCGTTCCATATAACAAAGGCGGATGGGCATATCCTCATGAAGGAAATACTTTGCCGCACATCTTGCAATTGCAGGCGTCTCATCGGGCCGAAGTACAAGGGTATGATTGTCACGGTCAAAGAACTTGAACATTTCCTTGGCCTTTACACTGCCTCTTGATTCATTAAAGATGTCAAAGAATTCAAAGGTAGGAGTCTCTATATCCTGATACCCGCACAAATGAAATACCTTTAACATCTTTTCCTGTATGACTGCCTTTCTGGTACACTCTGCTCCGTATATATCCCGGACACCATCCGGAGTATGTAACAGTTTATTTGCCATATAAACCTCCTGACTGCTGAAATCAGTGAAGAAATTCTATTTCATGCATTATCCTTCGAAATCACTTTATTGTAGTAAAGTGATAATTCAATGATGTGCTGTTTATTATAGGTTACAAATCCTGACTTGTCAATCTCTTCCTGTCAAATCTTTTTGAATCATCTCCAAATAGTGGACAAGAATATCACGGCAGCTTCCAATCTTCCATGCCTTATCCACCTCTTCGTAGGTGAAGCTTTTTCTGCCGCCTTCCTCCATTCTCTTCCAGTATTCTTTTAACCGGGCAAATGGAAGATAATAAATCTCGTTTTTCTGGGTGTAGGATAAGATAATAAAGGCAATTCCTCCCTGTTGCTCAAAGGCTTCCATAAAAGCGACCTGGTGAGGATGGATATTCTGTAAGGGAAAGGTATTAGCTCCGCACTCTTTTGCATCAAAACAGATAGGAATTCCCTGTACCGCACCAATATAATCCACCGTACTTTTCTGGTCAAAATACGCCAGTGTAATATGCCGGCTTTCCTTATCGATGGAGATTGGTGTGATTGGAGTCGGTATTTTCTGAATCAATGCAAGTCCCTTTTCCCGATATCCTTCATTGCTTCTGTTAATCAGTTCTTCCAGGGTAGATCCCCTTAACCCCCTAGTTTTCCAGGTTCCCATATCTCCCTCCTATCTCCAGTCCCTGCATATCTTTGAAAATGTTTTGGGAAGAGAGGCTTTATATGATTTACCTGATAAATACTCCAAAGGCTCTCTTAGTTCAGGAAATATCACCTGATAAGAATGGAGCATCTGGGAACTAATATGGTAAAGCTTTTTTGCCTCTTCATTGACCCGGCTGTCCCCATATTTATAATCCCCCACAATGGGGTGTCCAATGGAAGACAGATGAGCCCTGATTTGATGGGTTCGCCCTGTAATCAAGGTGACCTTTAAAAGAGTATATCCTCCGAAATACTGCACCGGCTCATATTCTGTGGTTATCGGCAGACTTCCAGGTATTGATGTTTTATGAATGGTTACCTGATTGGTCTTTTCATCCTTAATTAAGAAGCCATTAATAGTCTGACGTCCGGATACCTCTCCCTTCACCACACATTGATAAAACTTGTGTATGCTTCTGTCCTTAAAGACTTCTGACATAATTTGAAGCCCGGCAAGAGATTTTCCTCCTACCACAAGACCGCTTGTATTCCGGTCAAGGCGGTTGCAGATGGAAGGGCGGAAGCTTTTTAACTGTTCTGTAGATAACTGGTCACTGGATAATAAATAATCAATGAAGTATTCCACCAGAGACTCATCTGTGTCCTTTGCTTTTTGGGAAAGCATCCCTGCAGGCTTATTTACCAGCGCAATATTATCATCTTCGTAAATAATATCTAATTTGACTTTTTTAACATCCGGTATTTTTACTTCGGAAAATTTTAAGATAGTCTCTTCCGACAGAAACAGCTTGATTTCATCTCCTGATAATAATTTTTCCGAACCGTCACATTTTTTGCCGTTTAATGTGATGTTCTTTTTTCTCATCATCTTATAAAGAAATCCTTTTCCGGCCAGATTTAGATATTTGGTCAGTAGCTTGTCAAGACGCTGGCCTGCTTCATTACTCGATACAATCAAAGACTGCATGTGATATCCTTTCTGTAATCCTCATTAGAGTCTTTCATTTTTTACCTTCATTACACCAATTGCTCGAAAAAGGCGTAATATAAAGCTGTGAGGCATTACCTTTGCAGCCAGACGGAGAGTCTTCATCGTTCCTCCGTAAACGGAAACAGGACGGCCCATCATACTTTCCCGAAGTGCCTGGCGAACCACTTTTTTAGGATCGGCCATGACTACCTTTTTGTAAGCAGGAATACGCCCTGTTGTTTCAGCAATATCAAAAAATTCTGTTCTTACAGGCCCAGGGCATACTGCCGTAACGAATATACCCCTATGATTTAATTCTTCATTCAATGCCCGGCTGTAGCTTAAAACAAATGATTTTGTAGCAGCATAAATAGCAAAGCCTGGCTGGGGTAAAAAGGAAGCAGAAGAAGAAAATTGTATGATCCGGCTGTTGGATGAAAGATATGGAATCACCATATGAGTAACAGCAATAAGTCCTCTGCAGTTTAAATCAACCATTCCCATCTCGTCGGAAAGACTCACGCTGCCCACGGTACCGATTTTACCGTAACCGGCTGCGTTGATGAGCATTTTTACCTCTGGTTTCTCTCGTTCAAGAATTTCCTGAAGTTCTCTTAAGGAGCTTTCATCTGTTAGATCTATCGAAAAGGTCCGGAGCTTTACAGGCACCAGGGGAGATAATTCCTCCATGAGCTCCTGCCTTCTGGCAATGGCCCATATTTCACCGATTCCGTTAAAACGATCGGCAATCTGCATGACAAATTCTTTACCCATACCGGAAGATGCACCGGTTACAATTGCAATCTTCATATTAATCCCTTCTTTTCCTGAACTTCTATTCCTATTATTTGACAGCTTTTTTATGAACGTTACGTATGGTCTTTTTCTTGCGGTTCTTTTGTCCTTCCTGGGACGAAGCTTCCGCTTTTCTCATATTACCATTATATTTCCCGTTTTTCCCATCCATATTACTTTTAGGACCACCTGTTTTAGGGCGAATGAGGCATTTTTTATCAAAACCGATGAGATCGGTTCTTCCTGCCTGCTTTAACGCTTCTACCACCAGGTCGTAGTTCTTAGGGTTGCGGTACTGTATGAGAGCTCTCTGCATGGCTTTTTCGTGAGGATTGGTCGGCACGTAGACCTTTTCCATGGTACGGGGATCATGCCCGGTATAATACATACACGTAGAAATGGTGGAAGGAGTTGGATAAAAGTCCTGCACCTGCTCCGGCATATATCCCAGATCTCTTAAATATTCTGCCAGCTCTATGGCCTCATGAAGACCAGAGCCTGGATGAGAAGACATGAGATAGGGAACCAGAAACTGTTTCTTGCCTATTCTCACATTCATCTCGTTATACTCTTTTACGAACTGACGGTATACCTGATTTTGGGGCTTGCCCATCTTGGAAAGCACTTTATCTGCTACGTGCTCCGGTGCGACCTTTAACTGACCGCTGACATGGTGCTCACAAAGCTCCTTTAAGAACTTTTTGCCCGGATCTGCCAGAACATAATCAAATCGGATCCCTGAACGGATAAATACCTTTTTCACCTTAGGCAGATTCCTTAGTTTCCTTAAAAGCTCGATATAATCTGAGTGGTCTGCTCTTAAATTCTTACAAGGTTCCGGAAACAGGCACTGACGGTTGGAACAGGCTCCCTTTGTGGTCTGCTTTTCGCAGGCTGGATACCTGAAATCTGCGGTAGGGCCGCCAACATCGTGAATATAACCTTTAAAATCCGGTTCCTCTGTCAGTTTTTTTGCCTCATCAATGAGGGAATTATGGCTTCTTGCCTGAATGATCCTTCCCTGATGAAAGGTAAGAGCACAGAAACTGCAG
It encodes the following:
- a CDS encoding SDR family NAD(P)-dependent oxidoreductase, with the translated sequence MKIAIVTGASSGMGKEFVMQIADRFNGIGEIWAIARRQELMEELSPLVPVKLRTFSIDLTDESSLRELQEILEREKPEVKMLINAAGYGKIGTVGSVSLSDEMGMVDLNCRGLIAVTHMVIPYLSSNSRIIQFSSSASFLPQPGFAIYAATKSFVLSYSRALNEELNHRGIFVTAVCPGPVRTEFFDIAETTGRIPAYKKVVMADPKKVVRQALRESMMGRPVSVYGGTMKTLRLAAKVMPHSFILRLFRAIGVMKVKNERL
- the hisG gene encoding ATP phosphoribosyltransferase, producing MRYLTFALAKGRLASKSLSMFEKIGITCEEMKDKDSRKLIFVNEELGIRFFLAKASDVPTYVEYGAADIGVVGKDTILEEGRKLYEVMDLGMGSCRMCVCGPESARELLKHHERIRVATKYPAIAKDYFYNKKHQTVEIIKLNGSIELAPIVGLSEVIVDIVETGATLKENGLTVLEEICPLSARMVVNQVSLKRENDRITKLIRDLRTLLQEENQ
- the hisB gene encoding imidazoleglycerol-phosphate dehydratase HisB, which codes for MGRSCEIERVTAETNIHMCLNLDGQGEAVINTGIGFFNHMLNSFTRHGFFDLNLSVDGDLEVDTHHTVEDTGIVLGNAIKKALGDKKSIKRYGSMILPMDETLILCAIDLSGRPYFSFDVPFTSERVGDFETEMVKEFFYAVSYASEMNLHIRKLAGENNHHIIEGIFKAFAKALDEATMIDDRIRGVLSTKGTL
- a CDS encoding Holliday junction resolvase RecU produces the protein MGTWKTRGLRGSTLEELINRSNEGYREKGLALIQKIPTPITPISIDKESRHITLAYFDQKSTVDYIGAVQGIPICFDAKECGANTFPLQNIHPHQVAFMEAFEQQGGIAFIILSYTQKNEIYYLPFARLKEYWKRMEEGGRKSFTYEEVDKAWKIGSCRDILVHYLEMIQKDLTGRD
- a CDS encoding RluA family pseudouridine synthase, whose product is MQSLIVSSNEAGQRLDKLLTKYLNLAGKGFLYKMMRKKNITLNGKKCDGSEKLLSGDEIKLFLSEETILKFSEVKIPDVKKVKLDIIYEDDNIALVNKPAGMLSQKAKDTDESLVEYFIDYLLSSDQLSTEQLKSFRPSICNRLDRNTSGLVVGGKSLAGLQIMSEVFKDRSIHKFYQCVVKGEVSGRQTINGFLIKDEKTNQVTIHKTSIPGSLPITTEYEPVQYFGGYTLLKVTLITGRTHQIRAHLSSIGHPIVGDYKYGDSRVNEEAKKLYHISSQMLHSYQVIFPELREPLEYLSGKSYKASLPKTFSKICRDWR
- a CDS encoding YgiQ family radical SAM protein — translated: MIHDYLPISRTDMNIRGWKQCDFVYVVGDAYVDHPSFGHAIISRLLEAHGYKVGIIAQPDWKDKKSIQVLGEPRLGFLVSGGNMDSMVNHYSVSKKRRQQDAYTPGGVMGKRPDYATTVYCNLIRSVYKNTPVIIGGIEASLRRFAHYDYWSDRLKHSILIDSQADLISYGMGEKSIVEIADALNSGIDIKDITFIEGTVYKASSLESVYDYKLLPSYDSMKADKLEYAKSYYVQYSNTDPFLGKRLVEPYKDNLFVVQNPPSKPLSEEEMDFTYDLPYMRNYHPSYEEQGGIPAVREVKFSLINNRGCFGACSFCALTFHQGRIIQARSHNSLIDEAKKLTEEPDFKGYIHDVGGPTADFRYPACEKQTTKGACSNRQCLFPEPCKNLRADHSDYIELLRKLRNLPKVKKVFIRSGIRFDYVLADPGKKFLKELCEHHVSGQLKVAPEHVADKVLSKMGKPQNQVYRQFVKEYNEMNVRIGKKQFLVPYLMSSHPGSGLHEAIELAEYLRDLGYMPEQVQDFYPTPSTISTCMYYTGHDPRTMEKVYVPTNPHEKAMQRALIQYRNPKNYDLVVEALKQAGRTDLIGFDKKCLIRPKTGGPKSNMDGKNGKYNGNMRKAEASSQEGQKNRKKKTIRNVHKKAVK
- the hisD gene encoding histidinol dehydrogenase, with amino-acid sequence MRIVRLDETSRKNILADLLKRDPNQYGTYADAVQNIIDTVKRDRDKAVFAYTREFDHADIDLSNIRVTEEEMEEALKEVKPELLEVMKKSLKNIQEFHEKQKQYSWFDSKPNGTILGQKVTALESAGVYVPGGKAAYPSSVLMNIIPAKVAGVDRIVMVTPPGRDGKVNPVTLTAARLSGVTEVYKVGGAQAIAALAFGTESIPRVDKIVGPGNIFVALAKKAVYGHVSIDSIAGPSEILVLADESANPRFVAADLLSQAEHDELASSILVTTSMELAQKVSEEAERFTNQLSRTEIIRKSLDQYGYILVADSMKEAIETVNEIAPEHLEIVTKNPFEDMTKIRHAGAIFIGEYSSEPLGDYFAGPNHVLPTNGTARFFSALSVDDFVKKSSIVYYSKEALYEVHQDIEAFANAEYLTAHANSVKVRFEEEES
- the hisA gene encoding 1-(5-phosphoribosyl)-5-[(5-phosphoribosylamino)methylideneamino]imidazole-4-carboxamide isomerase; amino-acid sequence: MQLYPAIDLKNGQCVRLRQGEFKDITVYSDRPEEIAAKWQSKGATFLHLVDLDGALAGHSVNKEVVKKIAAEVSIPVQMGGGIRKEEDIEFILSLGVSRVIIGTKAAENPEFIRQMVNKFGQERIVAGIDAKNGMVAVEGWEKISNLSASQLANQMKEYGIRHVVYTDIARDGMLSGPNVEYTRKLTEETGLDIIASGGMSSMEDLEELYHAGICGAIIGKALYENRIDLKEAIVAFEGQDHQGRKS
- the hisZ gene encoding ATP phosphoribosyltransferase regulatory subunit, which codes for MANKLLHTPDGVRDIYGAECTRKAVIQEKMLKVFHLCGYQDIETPTFEFFDIFNESRGSVKAKEMFKFFDRDNHTLVLRPDETPAIARCAAKYFLHEDMPIRLCYMERTFINHSSYQGRLKEASQTGVELIGDDSADSDGEILAMVIWALMSAGLTEIQVELGEVDFFKGLLEEAGMDEEQEERLRELIENKNYFGVEELVNSQPISNELKQVFLKLPELFGSLDQIKAAKELTSNKRALKAIERLEEVNEILSFYGLSDYVSYDLGMLSQYQYYTGIIFKAYSYGTGDYIVNGGRYDKLLEQFGKDSPAVGFGISVDELLLALSRQKIKTEIPVTNTMILYEQESREQAILLADHFRSTGLSVQLQSRVGKRSMEDYEAYALRRELTNLLYLDSRGIAVTIKNLSLGREDEIPLSEYLK